In Candidatus Hydrogenedentota bacterium, the sequence CCGAGGCTGCCGCCTTGCTGCCTTCCGCCTGGGCTTCCTCGACCTCGAGGATGTTCCCGCCGGTGAACAGATAGGTGCGAAGATGCTCGTCAAGAGGCGGCATCCGCCGCCGCAGCCACTCGAGGGCCATAGCCGCATGTTCGAGTTCCTCATCCCGGTTATGGAGCACGATCTCCTTGAGTTCGGGATCGGTCGCGCCCTCAGCGCGCTGGTGATACCAGTCCACGGCCTGGAGTTCCTCGATCACGCTGACCAGTGCCCGGTGGATATCCCGGGCGTTTTCCGACAGACTCTCGAACGGTTCATGATACTCGCTGCTCATCGTTTCGTCGCTCCTTTCGCTTCGGTCCCTTGCCATGCTTCAGGACGCGGGGCAATCGGTTGTGGAGCGGCGCGGTTCGCGCTGGCGCCGCCCAGCGTAACGAGTTGCCTTGAAGCGGGTACTATAAAGGGTAATTGTGACCGCATACCGTTACCATACGGGAACTTAGATCTCCATTCAAGTAGGAACAGCCGCGGTTCGGGCTCTATTTCGCAAAACGCGTCCCATGAAGAACGTCTCTTTACCGACCATAGCGCTGAATCGCCGAGTGACCGTGCTGATGGGCCTGGTGACGGTTATCGCCTTGGGTGTCATCGCGTTACAGCTCATCCCGATGGAACTCATCATGAAACTCGAGTTCCCGGTTATATACGTCTGGATTCCCTACCCGGGCGCAACGCCCGCCCAAATCGAAGCAGAGGTCGCTATCCCCGCCGAGGGCGAGTTCCGCACCATCCCCGCATTGAAACAAATCTTCACCAACTGCAACGCGGCGGGGTGCCATATCTCGATGCGGTTCGACTGGGACACGGACCTTGCCGGCGCCGCGGCGGACGTCCGCGACCGTATCGAGCGGATGCGTCTGCGCATGCCCGAAGGCGTAGAGCGCATCTTCCTGCGCCGGTCGAGTTCGGAGACCTGGCCCGTGATCAGTCTCGCTCTGCTTCGTCGGAAGAACGATACCGAGCTGGCCCATTGGACAAGGACCGTGTTGCAGCCCCGGCTCATGCGCATTCCAGGCGTGGCCGAAGTGGAGGTTTCGGGCACGGGCGAGGAGCGCATCGACATCGGTTTCGACCAGGCGGCCCTGCGGAACTACAACCTGGCCCTCTACGACGTGGTTGCCAGACTTCGCAACAACAGCGTCAACGAAGGCGTCGGCGAACTCTACGAAGGGGACAACAAGTACCACGTCCGCGCCGTCGACGAGGTGACGACGCCGGAGGCGCTCCGCGAGACCATCGTGGGTCCGAACAACAGACGTCTCAAAGAGGTGGCGGACGTGGAATTCCGTGAAGAAGACGGCACTTCGACGCACACCATAGACGGAAAACACGGGGTATTCATATCGGTGCAACGGGAGTCCGAAGCGAATACCATCGACGTGTGTGAAGCCGTGAAGGCCGAAGTGACACGGACATTGCAGGAGCCCATATTCGAGGGTGCCGAGATGTTCGTCTTCTCCGACCACGGGGAGACAATCCGCTCCGCGCTGGGCAAGCTCCGCGAGGCGGGCATACAAGGCGGCGGCCTGGCGGTGCTGGTTCTGTTTCTCTTTCTCCGCAGGATCCGCCCCACTCTCATTGTAACCCTTTCGATTCCGGTTTCGCTCACCCCCGCCCTCATCTTCATGTATTTCTGGGGGATGACCATCAACCTCGTGACGCTGACCTCGATGATCATCTGCGTAGGCATGCTTGTCGACTGTTCCATTGTGGTCATGGAGAACATCAGCCGCTACACGATGATGGGTTTGCCGCCCCTCGAAAGCACGAAGCGCGGCGCGAATGAAGTCGGCTTGGCGATCACGGTGGCCACGCTCACGACCGTCGTGGTATTCGTCCCTGTTTTTTATATGGAAAACGGCGAGATGGCCATTCACATGCGCGAGTTTTCGGTGCCGGTGACCGTAGCCTTGCTCGCGAGCCTGATTGTCGCACTCACCATAATCCCCGTTGCCGCGTGTTCCCTGCGGCCGCGCCACCACTATGCGGTCTATCGCCGGCTCTCGAGCTTCTTCCGCCGAAAAGGCCCCTTGACGGGTTTGTTGAGATGGGGCCCCCTGACCCATGCCCTCCGGGCTTACGACCGCGTGCTCGAGTGGACCATGGTTCACCGCCTGGAGGCCCTGTGCGGCGTTGCAGCCATTCTTCTTGTTACCGCGTTGATCCCGTACCGCGAAGTGGGGCTGCAACAATTGCCGACTCTCGATTTGCGGCGGGTCGAGATCGCGGTTTCCTTCGACCAGAACTTCGGCCCTGACCAAACGCTTCCGGTATTTGACAGCATAGAGAGTCTGCTGAACGGGCAGCGCGACAGTCTCGGTATCAAGAACATCTACGTCCAGCCGGGGGACCGCGCCGGCTACGTGCGTCTATACCTGCTCCAGCTCGAGGACTGCCCCCAAGGCATGGTGTTGCCGTACAGTTCCCAGGAGGTGCGCGAGATACTCGCGGGCCAATTGCCGCCCCTCGTGCCGGGCGGAAAAATCGAGACCGGGGTCGGCGGGCTGACCGCCCAGGGCGAGCGCACCCTTACGGTACGGCTGCAGGGCGACAACGGACCCCAGTTGCGGGAACACGCCGAAGAGGTTCGCCGCCTGCTCGCCAGCATTGACGGGGTAACCGAGGTCACGACCGACATCGATCGCGGCGACGAAGAGATTCAGCTGCTCATTGAAGAGACCCAGGTTGCCAGGGCGGGAATCAGCCCGTACGTTGTCGCCCGCACGGTTGATTTTGCCCTCCGCGGGGTGCAACTGCCTGACATGAAACAGGCAGGGCGCGAGATCCCGCTCTGGGCGCGGTTTCGGGGCGAAGACCGTAAGTCGCTCACCGACCTGGACAACGTAGCCGTCCTGACGCGTTCGGGAGGCCTCGTGACGCTCGAAAACCTGGTGAGCAAGCGCCGGTCCGGCACCCCAAGCGATATCCAGCGCGTCGACGGAAAGAACGTCATCAATATCACGGCAAAAACCTACGGGCGAACCTTCTCGAAGGTCAAGGACGATATCGCGGCCCTTGCCGAACTGATCAACCTGCCCTCGGGCTACTCGCTGGAGATGGGCGACCAGGCCGAGGAACTCGATACCAGTTTCCGCAACTTCCGCGTGGCCCTGCTGTTCGCAATCATCCTGATCTACATCGTCATGGGCGCTTTGTTCGAGTCGTTTGTGCTGCCCCTCTCGATCCTGACGTCGGTGCCCCTGGCATTTGTCGGTGTTTACTGGAGCATGTACCTCAGCGACGTCCCCCTCGATTCGGTGTCGCTCATCGGCGTTATCTTGATGTGCGGCGTGATTGTAAACAACGGCATCGTGATTGTGGACTATATCAACCAGCTCCGCGAACGGGGGATGGAGCGGGAAGCAGCGATCCTTCAGGCATCCCGAGAACGGCTGCGTCCGGTATTGATGACCGCCCTGACAACCATTCTGGGATGCGTGCCACTGGCCCAAGGGACCCAAATCGGCGAGGTCTCGTTCCACAGCCTTGGCCGTGCGCTCATTGGCGGCCTAACCACAGGCACCGTGCTGACCCTGTTCATCGTGCCCCTTTTCTACTCGCTCATCGACGACCTGGGCCTCTGGCTTCGCAGCTACCTGGCCAACGTCGCCAGCGCTATCGCGGGCAGGGTGCGGCAGCCGGGAATGTAACGCATATCCCGAGACCGGCCACAAGTCGCCTTCCGCGAAGTGCGCCGCGAGATGTGTCCCGGCAGCGCCGGAAATGCGCTTTGCAGCAGTATTGTTTATAATCGGGAGGGCTGCAAAAGAGTGAAAGAGTGAGAGGAGGGTTCTGCGATGAAACGCACGACTGTGTTGTTAGCTATAGGCTGCCTGGCCATCGCTGCCGTGATAGTCATACTCGCGGGACGTGCCGGACGGGACGTTCAGGCGGAAGGCAAGATCAAGATCGGCGAGAAGATGCCTGACTTCGCGCTGAACGGCATCGACGGCAAGGAATACAAGTTGACGGAGGTTCTCAAAAAGGGCCCGACGGTGTTGATATTCTCCTCCCAGGAGTGCCCCTATTCCCGCAAGGCCGACCCTGTATTGTCCAAGCTCTATACTTCCTACAAGGACAAAGGCGTGACGTTCCTGAGTATCGATTCGCACAAGGACACCACGCCCGAGCAGATCAAGCAATATGCCGAGACGGCCAAGCTAACGTATGTCGTGCTCAAGGATGCTGGAAACAAGTATGCCGACGCCGCGGGAGCGCAGCGCACCCCGGAGGTGTTCATCGTTAACAAGGACGGCAAGCTTGTCTATCATGGCGGCCCCAATAACCAGAAAGAACCGGGCGACGCAGAGTTCAAGGATTACGTCAAATCGGCGTTGGACGAAATCCTTGCTGGCAAGGCGGTGTCTGCCCCCGAGGCCAGCACCTGGGGTTGCACTATCAAGCGTGCGGGCTGACATGGCCTGACCAAATCTCGGAAAGGCTGTTTTTCCGGGGGAAATGGTGCAAATGTTTCGAAAAATAGAGAACACGAGGGCCGGAAAAGGCCTGTTTCTCAGCCTTGCGGCACCGGCCCTCTGCATTCTCCTTGTCCTGACTTGGGGCGCATGTACCCAGAGCGGAGGCAGCGGGAATACCAACCCAAGAGACTCGGAGGACACATCGGTCACGGCCGGCCGGCCTGCCGCCCAGACCCAGGGCTCCCCTGCTCCGGAAATCAACAAAGTCACATCCCCTGAATTGCTGGAGGTCATCCAGAAACATAGGAACAAAGTGGTTGTCTTGAAGTTTTGGGCGACCTGGTGCCCTCCTTGTGTCGAGGAAATGCCCAAGGTCATCGCTTTTTACAACAAGTACGCCGGGTCGGAAGACGTGGCCTTGGTCAGCGTCTCCGCCGACCTTGCCGACTCGATAAACGATACCGTGGCCCCTTTCCTTAAGGAGAAAGGCGTCCCCTTCCCCGTTTGGGTGATTGACGCCGCCGGCCCCGAAGAGATCGTCGCCCGATTGGGCCTGGAAGAAACCCGCTGGGAGGGCACTCTCCCCGCGGCCTTCGTGTTTGATAAACAGGGCCGCTTGAGCAAGTTCTGGATAGGCCCCGTTCCGGAGGGCGCGCTCGAAGAGGCCGTGAAAGGCTTGCTCTAGTCAATCCGATTATTCGAGTGATGCTCTGCGTCCGGCCGATTTGTGGTGCGCGGTTCCAGCCTGCTCCCGAACGCGGGCAAGATACCTTCACCACAAGAAACCACAGCCAACCGAGACGGGTTCCCTTGACCGAGGAGCATCTCGCGGGGTCCACCGCATAGTCCTTCTTCTTCCTGCGTTTGGGCAATGGCGCCGCGGTCAACACGGCCACCCGACCGCCCCAAACAGCGGGATTGGCAGGCTTGCATTTGTCAAGAACTCCCGGTATAGTATTACGAAAGTGGAAATCGTAATACCGGCGCGCCCGGTCCAAGGAGATTACCTAGCATGCGCACCCGTGGGTTTACCTTGATTGAACTGTTGGTTGTTATTGCCATCATCGGAGTGCTCGCGGCCATTCTGTTGCCGGCCCTGGCGCGCGCGCGTGAGGCGGCGCGGCGCGCGAGCTGCACGAACAACCTCAAACAGTGGGGCCTGGTATTCAAGATGTACGCGAACGAAAGCGACGGCGAGAAGTTTCCGCCGGTTGCGCCGTTCTCCAATTACGGCGGCGTTCCGGTGTTCGCCGCGCCGGACCCGTCGGCCGTCTACCCTGAATACGTTTCCGGCTTCGGCGTGGCGCGTTGCCCGTCGGACAGCGATGCCGACGGCAGCGGCAGCTATGTGACCGACAGACTTCCCCCGGGCGCCATCGAAGACCATGTGGCGGCCGTGCGCAACGGCGGCGACGCGGACAGCGCGCGCTACTTCTACGCGGCCGCCCTCGGGCGTTCCTACTGGTATCACGGTTTTGCCATGAGCAGCATCGAAGAATTCTANNNNNNNNNNNNNNNNNNNNNNNNNNNNNNNNNNNNNNNNNNNNNNNNNNNNNNNNNNNNNNNNNNNNNNNNNNNNNNNNNNNNNNNNNNNNNNNNNNNNGCGGCATCCGCGCTGGCCCAGAGCGAACTGGTGGTGATGTTCGACACGTTTGGCAGTTTCGGGGACGCCGCGGACGCGGCGGGGGGCGTCGTGTTCAACCACATCCCGGGCGGCTGCCACGTCCTGTATATGGATGGTCATGTCGAGTTCGTGCGCTATCCCGGCCGTTTTCCCGTGGTGGACGACGCAGCCAACGGCCACGGCATTCTCCGGCAGGTGGGCCATTATGGCCTTGGATAGGAACCGCCGGGCACCCGGGCGCACGCGGGCGCGTCTCTTCGCGGGATGCGCCGCGGCCTTGTGCATTATCGCCGCGGGGTGTGTTCCCCAGGACGAACCGGTGGTAGCCGGCACGGCACTGATGCAATGCGCGGTGCAAGACCTCGTGGCTGGTGACACGGCGCCGCCAGTGCTGATCCCGCCGGGGAGCTGTCCGGGTCATTACGACATGCGTCCGGGTGACGTTGCGCGTGTCGCGGGCTGCGATGTGCTGCTGCTTCATCCCTGGCAAGAGACCATGCCAAACGTCACGAACGTGGTGCGCGCTTCGGGCATCGCGCCGGAGAACGTGCTGGTCGTGCCCGTGCCGGGCAACTGGATGGTGCCCGGCGCGTATGCGGAAGCTCTGCAATCGGTGGCGGGCGTCCTGGAAGCGCACGGCTTGGGTCCGGAAGATATGCCGGGCCGCGTAGCGCAGCGGAGCGCCGAGGTGAGAACCCTGGGCCAAACATTGCTCGCGAGCCTGGAAACCGCTGGTGCAACCGGCA encodes:
- a CDS encoding ferritin-like domain-containing protein, with amino-acid sequence MSSEYHEPFESLSENARDIHRALVSVIEELQAVDWYHQRAEGATDPELKEIVLHNRDEELEHAAMALEWLRRRMPPLDEHLRTYLFTGGNILEVEEAQAEGSKAAASGSDLGIGSGKEGA
- a CDS encoding efflux RND transporter permease subunit, which gives rise to MKNVSLPTIALNRRVTVLMGLVTVIALGVIALQLIPMELIMKLEFPVIYVWIPYPGATPAQIEAEVAIPAEGEFRTIPALKQIFTNCNAAGCHISMRFDWDTDLAGAAADVRDRIERMRLRMPEGVERIFLRRSSSETWPVISLALLRRKNDTELAHWTRTVLQPRLMRIPGVAEVEVSGTGEERIDIGFDQAALRNYNLALYDVVARLRNNSVNEGVGELYEGDNKYHVRAVDEVTTPEALRETIVGPNNRRLKEVADVEFREEDGTSTHTIDGKHGVFISVQRESEANTIDVCEAVKAEVTRTLQEPIFEGAEMFVFSDHGETIRSALGKLREAGIQGGGLAVLVLFLFLRRIRPTLIVTLSIPVSLTPALIFMYFWGMTINLVTLTSMIICVGMLVDCSIVVMENISRYTMMGLPPLESTKRGANEVGLAITVATLTTVVVFVPVFYMENGEMAIHMREFSVPVTVALLASLIVALTIIPVAACSLRPRHHYAVYRRLSSFFRRKGPLTGLLRWGPLTHALRAYDRVLEWTMVHRLEALCGVAAILLVTALIPYREVGLQQLPTLDLRRVEIAVSFDQNFGPDQTLPVFDSIESLLNGQRDSLGIKNIYVQPGDRAGYVRLYLLQLEDCPQGMVLPYSSQEVREILAGQLPPLVPGGKIETGVGGLTAQGERTLTVRLQGDNGPQLREHAEEVRRLLASIDGVTEVTTDIDRGDEEIQLLIEETQVARAGISPYVVARTVDFALRGVQLPDMKQAGREIPLWARFRGEDRKSLTDLDNVAVLTRSGGLVTLENLVSKRRSGTPSDIQRVDGKNVINITAKTYGRTFSKVKDDIAALAELINLPSGYSLEMGDQAEELDTSFRNFRVALLFAIILIYIVMGALFESFVLPLSILTSVPLAFVGVYWSMYLSDVPLDSVSLIGVILMCGVIVNNGIVIVDYINQLRERGMEREAAILQASRERLRPVLMTALTTILGCVPLAQGTQIGEVSFHSLGRALIGGLTTGTVLTLFIVPLFYSLIDDLGLWLRSYLANVASAIAGRVRQPGM
- a CDS encoding redoxin domain-containing protein, coding for MKRTTVLLAIGCLAIAAVIVILAGRAGRDVQAEGKIKIGEKMPDFALNGIDGKEYKLTEVLKKGPTVLIFSSQECPYSRKADPVLSKLYTSYKDKGVTFLSIDSHKDTTPEQIKQYAETAKLTYVVLKDAGNKYADAAGAQRTPEVFIVNKDGKLVYHGGPNNQKEPGDAEFKDYVKSALDEILAGKAVSAPEASTWGCTIKRAG
- a CDS encoding TlpA disulfide reductase family protein, producing MFRKIENTRAGKGLFLSLAAPALCILLVLTWGACTQSGGSGNTNPRDSEDTSVTAGRPAAQTQGSPAPEINKVTSPELLEVIQKHRNKVVVLKFWATWCPPCVEEMPKVIAFYNKYAGSEDVALVSVSADLADSINDTVAPFLKEKGVPFPVWVIDAAGPEEIVARLGLEETRWEGTLPAAFVFDKQGRLSKFWIGPVPEGALEEAVKGLL
- a CDS encoding type II secretion system protein, translating into MRTRGFTLIELLVVIAIIGVLAAILLPALARAREAARRASCTNNLKQWGLVFKMYANESDGEKFPPVAPFSNYGGVPVFAAPDPSAVYPEYVSGFGVARCPSDSDADGSGSYVTDRLPPGAIEDHVAAVRNGGDADSARYFYAAALGRSYWYHGFAMSSIEEF
- a CDS encoding zinc ABC transporter substrate-binding protein; translation: MALDRNRRAPGRTRARLFAGCAAALCIIAAGCVPQDEPVVAGTALMQCAVQDLVAGDTAPPVLIPPGSCPGHYDMRPGDVARVAGCDVLLLHPWQETMPNVTNVVRASGIAPENVLVVPVPGNWMVPGAYAEALQSVAGVLEAHGLGPEDMPGRVAQRSAEVRTLGQTLLASLETAGATGTAVLCQEMAAPFAEWAGFSVAGAFGRSEDLSVSDVEALVRRGKDRGVSLVIDNLQSGDEAIGAVLAREMGAERVIISNFPGGLPGTETWDRAVARNVGLLVDALEHVRSPRRSPANSDGQ